Proteins found in one Alteromonas macleodii genomic segment:
- the mlaF gene encoding phospholipid ABC transporter ATP-binding protein MlaF, translating to MDHLVEVDNLTFKRADRIIYDGISLKVPKGKITAVMGPSGIGKTTLLRLIGGQLTPDEGDVKFDGDSIVSMSRKSLYETRRRMSMLFQSGALFTDMSVFDNVAFPLREHTDLSEDLIATIVALKLQAVGLRGAAKLMPSELSGGMARRAALARAIALDPDLIMYDEPFAGQDPISMGVLVKLIRELNDALGLTSIVVTHDVTEVLTIADYIYILADKRVIGEGTAQQIKESDSELVQQFLKGKADGPVPFHYPAPDLKASFLGADK from the coding sequence ATGGATCATTTAGTTGAAGTAGATAACCTAACCTTCAAACGCGCAGATCGCATCATTTATGATGGGATTTCATTGAAGGTACCTAAGGGCAAAATTACTGCGGTAATGGGGCCTAGTGGAATAGGTAAAACCACGCTGCTGCGCCTTATTGGCGGGCAGTTAACGCCAGATGAAGGCGACGTAAAATTCGACGGCGATTCAATTGTCTCCATGTCGAGAAAGTCTCTTTACGAAACTCGTCGTAGAATGAGCATGCTTTTTCAAAGTGGTGCGCTGTTTACTGATATGAGTGTGTTCGATAATGTGGCGTTTCCGCTTCGCGAGCATACTGACCTGTCAGAAGACTTGATAGCAACGATTGTCGCTTTAAAGCTACAGGCAGTAGGGCTGCGCGGTGCGGCTAAGTTAATGCCGAGCGAACTTTCTGGTGGAATGGCGCGCAGGGCCGCCCTAGCTAGAGCGATAGCGCTAGACCCCGATTTAATTATGTACGATGAGCCTTTTGCTGGACAAGACCCCATATCCATGGGCGTGCTGGTAAAACTTATTCGAGAACTTAATGATGCTCTTGGCCTAACTAGCATTGTCGTGACCCACGACGTAACGGAAGTGCTGACCATCGCTGATTATATTTACATTTTAGCGGATAAACGCGTCATTGGTGAAGGTACAGCGCAGCAAATTAAAGAGAGCGATTCCGAATTGGTTCAACAATTCTTAAAAGGTAAAGCAGATGGCCCGGTTCCATTTCATTACCCAGCGCCTGACCTGAAAGCAAGCTTTCTGGGGGCAGATAAATGA
- a CDS encoding ZapG family protein — MELLVSLALLVVGLIIGFFAGRFLQQKQGAGNAAQTEKQVKEILAQQAQHHIHQTRQSLESIESQCETLKQQIEEYEMLLEQGSDEEDSKVPFYGEQATTYLRNNLKGTDKSKVNRVSDTQPKDFANTGSGLFVGGSEQNNAEKQ, encoded by the coding sequence ATGGAATTGTTAGTATCTCTTGCTTTGTTAGTTGTTGGTTTAATTATTGGCTTTTTCGCTGGTCGCTTTCTTCAACAAAAGCAAGGCGCAGGTAATGCTGCACAAACTGAGAAGCAAGTTAAAGAGATCCTCGCACAACAGGCGCAGCATCATATACATCAAACTCGTCAAAGCTTAGAAAGCATTGAGAGTCAGTGCGAAACGCTAAAACAACAGATTGAAGAGTATGAAATGCTGCTTGAACAAGGCAGCGATGAAGAAGATAGCAAGGTTCCTTTCTACGGGGAGCAAGCTACAACCTATTTACGCAATAATTTGAAAGGGACTGACAAGTCTAAAGTAAATCGTGTTTCTGATACTCAACCAAAAGACTTTGCGAATACAGGGTCTGGGTTGTTCGTCGGCGGTTCTGAGCAGAATAACGCAGAAAAACAGTAA
- a CDS encoding MlaC/ttg2D family ABC transporter substrate-binding protein, producing the protein MKKFFVAIGIFMMSVAGMANAQEVNEQNPYELVQDVANRTFERIKANQEAIKNDPEMLRTIMQEELVPHIDYKFAAFMVLGKHFKSVPQEKMGEYISVFRQYLVTTYAVAMGYYDNQEVIFEPESSFDDKKSVTVRAVVQDPNRPEIKIAFKVRKDSKTNEWKAYDMVAEGISMLNSKRSEFESILRQDGIDAVIALMRDKIGKPVELKQGEPIEIEGEAE; encoded by the coding sequence TTGAAAAAGTTTTTCGTAGCAATTGGCATCTTTATGATGTCTGTAGCAGGTATGGCGAATGCGCAGGAAGTTAATGAACAAAACCCTTATGAGTTGGTTCAAGATGTAGCTAATAGAACGTTTGAACGAATTAAAGCAAATCAGGAAGCGATTAAAAACGACCCTGAAATGTTGCGCACTATCATGCAGGAAGAGCTTGTTCCGCATATTGATTATAAATTTGCAGCTTTCATGGTGTTAGGTAAGCACTTCAAATCTGTGCCTCAGGAAAAGATGGGCGAGTACATCAGCGTATTTCGTCAATACTTAGTGACAACGTATGCAGTTGCTATGGGCTACTACGACAACCAAGAAGTAATCTTTGAACCTGAATCTTCTTTTGATGATAAAAAGTCGGTAACTGTACGCGCGGTAGTTCAAGACCCTAATCGTCCTGAAATTAAGATTGCATTTAAGGTTCGCAAAGACAGCAAAACGAACGAATGGAAAGCATATGATATGGTTGCTGAAGGGATCAGCATGCTAAACAGTAAGCGCAGTGAGTTTGAATCAATTCTTCGTCAAGATGGCATTGATGCAGTTATCGCACTAATGCGTGACAAAATTGGCAAGCCGGTAGAGCTGAAGCAAGGCGAGCCAATTGAAATCGAAGGAGAGGCTGAGTGA
- a CDS encoding STAS domain-containing protein, which produces MSLFEVNDKGNIVVHGHLDRETLSKNFWESLSGNQRSTLLSNKKCQVDLGDVERADSAGLAWLINAVRDAKQNGVSMTLYKMPEKLQKLAKISDADSFLPVE; this is translated from the coding sequence GTGAGCCTATTCGAGGTAAACGATAAGGGCAATATTGTGGTTCACGGTCATCTTGACCGTGAAACGCTGTCGAAAAATTTTTGGGAAAGTTTAAGCGGCAACCAACGTAGCACGTTGCTTAGTAACAAAAAGTGCCAAGTTGATTTAGGCGATGTGGAGCGTGCAGACAGTGCCGGTTTAGCATGGCTTATTAATGCTGTTAGGGATGCAAAGCAAAATGGTGTTAGCATGACCCTTTATAAAATGCCCGAGAAGCTACAAAAGCTTGCGAAAATTAGCGACGCGGATAGCTTTTTACCCGTAGAATAA
- a CDS encoding BolA family protein encodes MELSEIEKILKDALDLHEVHVKGEGSHFNIIAVSDAFNEMSRVKRQQAVYAPLADKIADGSMHAITIKTFSVKDWERERQFNIPQ; translated from the coding sequence ATGGAATTGTCTGAAATTGAAAAAATCTTGAAAGATGCGTTAGATCTTCACGAAGTCCACGTGAAGGGCGAAGGTTCGCATTTTAATATTATTGCGGTAAGCGATGCATTCAATGAAATGAGCCGCGTAAAGCGCCAGCAAGCAGTGTACGCGCCTTTAGCTGATAAAATTGCAGACGGCAGCATGCATGCAATTACCATCAAGACGTTTTCAGTAAAAGACTGGGAGCGCGAGCGCCAGTTCAACATTCCTCAATAA
- a CDS encoding group I truncated hemoglobin: MKLLKCIPIAALALLNILLSGCASTEKQSLYDEIGGHKTLNTVYGVAITRIYTDPVIGHYFKGVPKKHLRDQLVLQTCELIGGPCEYDGKSMLESHKGLNIKEREFYILVEYVQGAMRDVGLTYQQENRILKKLAPIKYETVYL; encoded by the coding sequence ATGAAATTGTTGAAATGTATTCCTATTGCAGCACTAGCGCTACTAAACATTTTGCTTTCTGGTTGTGCAAGTACTGAAAAGCAAAGTCTGTATGATGAAATTGGTGGCCATAAAACGCTGAACACTGTCTATGGTGTGGCTATCACCCGTATTTACACTGACCCTGTAATTGGTCACTACTTTAAAGGGGTGCCAAAAAAGCATCTACGAGACCAGCTCGTTTTGCAAACCTGTGAGCTTATTGGTGGACCTTGCGAGTACGATGGTAAATCAATGTTAGAGTCTCACAAAGGTCTTAACATCAAAGAGCGTGAATTCTATATTTTGGTAGAGTATGTTCAAGGTGCTATGCGCGATGTAGGCCTGACCTATCAACAGGAAAATCGTATTTTAAAAAAGTTAGCACCGATAAAGTACGAAACAGTTTATCTTTAA
- a CDS encoding trypsin-like peptidase domain-containing protein yields MTGRSIFNFLLKSIILGVAVAALLLIFLPELRQGKGLAQGFFNEPSVSASRESYFSALSRSAPAVVNIYSVSIENGSGLFRNQSRGRTNLGSGVIMTENGYLLTCHHVVANADSIYVAVQDGRILEAQIVGTDPLTDLAVLKVTADNLHIIPQVSEPDTHVGDVVMAIGNPFDLGQTITQGIVSRAGRNGLSNYVDFIQTDAVLNQGNSGGALVDSNGILLGITNANFQVLDSNNRARNVDGINFAVPYELAKRVMDEIISNGRVVRGQLGFVGGENRNRPGIDVQAVAKGSPADIAGIRPGDIIVAIDGVRLESASKTLDMIAETEPGTELEIELSRDGQSITLTATVGELRAGQ; encoded by the coding sequence GTGACTGGCCGCTCAATATTTAACTTCTTACTAAAATCTATCATCCTAGGCGTTGCCGTTGCGGCTTTGCTGTTGATTTTTTTGCCAGAACTTAGGCAAGGTAAGGGGCTCGCCCAAGGCTTTTTCAATGAGCCATCTGTTAGCGCCAGTCGCGAAAGCTATTTTTCAGCGTTGAGCCGGTCCGCACCAGCCGTCGTGAACATTTATAGTGTTAGTATCGAAAACGGCTCTGGTCTATTTCGAAATCAATCGCGTGGGCGTACCAATTTGGGCTCTGGCGTTATCATGACAGAGAACGGCTACCTGCTTACCTGCCACCACGTTGTAGCCAATGCCGACAGTATCTACGTAGCAGTGCAAGACGGGCGCATTTTAGAAGCACAAATTGTAGGTACTGACCCCCTCACCGACCTTGCCGTATTGAAAGTCACGGCTGACAACCTACACATTATTCCTCAGGTTTCAGAACCCGATACCCATGTGGGCGACGTGGTAATGGCAATTGGTAACCCTTTTGACTTGGGGCAAACCATAACCCAAGGGATCGTAAGTAGAGCAGGTCGCAATGGCCTGTCAAACTATGTGGATTTTATTCAAACCGATGCCGTATTAAACCAAGGAAACTCGGGTGGTGCTTTGGTAGATAGTAACGGCATTTTGCTAGGTATCACCAACGCCAATTTCCAAGTGCTAGATTCTAACAATCGCGCTCGCAATGTAGATGGAATTAACTTCGCTGTTCCTTATGAACTGGCTAAGCGCGTTATGGATGAGATTATCAGCAATGGCCGGGTTGTGCGCGGCCAACTTGGTTTTGTAGGCGGAGAGAACCGCAATCGCCCAGGCATTGATGTACAGGCGGTAGCTAAAGGCAGCCCTGCCGACATCGCAGGTATTCGCCCGGGTGACATCATAGTAGCCATTGATGGTGTGCGTTTAGAAAGCGCATCAAAAACACTGGATATGATTGCTGAAACAGAGCCTGGCACTGAGCTTGAAATTGAACTTAGCCGCGATGGGCAATCAATTACGCTGACAGCAACTGTTGGAGAACTCCGAGCGGGGCAATAG
- a CDS encoding DegQ family serine endoprotease has product MSFRHCLLASAVVVSSLGFTASTQAALPFFSDSKDEVPSLAPMLEEATPAVVSIAVEGTQTSTQRVPEMFRYFFGAPQEQVQERPFRGLGSGVIIDADKGYVVTNNHVVDNADEITVKLTDGREFKAKKLGSDEQSDIALLKIEPDDLKALPLADSDVVRVGDFVVAIGNPFGLSQTVTSGIVSALGRSGLNIGGYEDFIQTDAAINRGNSGGALVNLHGELVGINTAIFGPNGGNVGIGFAIPANMMKSLVDQIAEFGEVRRGLLGILGSDIDAGLAEAMNAEVNIGAFVSEVQPDSAAEKGGLQAGDIITAINGRKLHSFQELRAKIASMGAGAEVELTVMRKGKKMNVDVVLDDATDTTVTAAQIHPALEGATLSNGTDDAGNAGVVVSEIERGAPAARIGLQSEDVIIGVNRVRTSTVAEFRNALDEAKGVIALNVKRGNSTLYLVIRQ; this is encoded by the coding sequence ATGTCTTTCCGCCATTGTCTATTGGCGTCTGCCGTTGTTGTAAGTTCACTGGGCTTTACTGCTAGTACGCAGGCGGCGTTACCGTTTTTTTCTGATTCAAAAGACGAAGTGCCGTCTTTAGCCCCTATGCTCGAAGAAGCGACCCCTGCGGTAGTCAGTATCGCAGTGGAAGGTACGCAAACTTCTACACAGCGCGTACCAGAAATGTTTCGCTACTTCTTTGGTGCGCCGCAAGAGCAAGTTCAAGAACGTCCTTTCCGTGGTCTTGGTTCTGGTGTCATTATTGATGCTGACAAAGGTTATGTAGTTACCAACAATCACGTTGTTGATAACGCGGACGAAATAACAGTTAAATTAACAGACGGACGCGAGTTCAAAGCCAAAAAGTTGGGCTCTGACGAGCAAAGTGATATTGCTTTGCTTAAGATTGAGCCGGATGATTTAAAAGCGTTGCCGCTTGCCGATTCTGACGTAGTGCGCGTTGGTGACTTTGTGGTCGCCATTGGCAATCCATTCGGTCTTTCTCAAACCGTAACCTCAGGCATTGTAAGTGCTTTAGGCCGTTCAGGCTTAAACATTGGCGGTTACGAAGACTTCATTCAAACTGACGCTGCAATTAATCGCGGTAACTCAGGTGGCGCATTGGTTAACCTTCACGGTGAATTGGTTGGTATTAATACCGCTATTTTTGGCCCTAATGGCGGCAACGTAGGTATTGGCTTTGCTATTCCTGCCAATATGATGAAAAGCCTTGTCGATCAAATTGCTGAGTTTGGTGAAGTACGCCGAGGTCTCTTGGGTATTCTAGGTAGTGATATTGATGCAGGCCTAGCCGAAGCTATGAATGCCGAGGTTAATATTGGTGCGTTCGTAAGCGAAGTACAGCCTGATTCTGCCGCAGAGAAAGGCGGTCTTCAAGCAGGCGATATCATTACGGCGATTAACGGTCGCAAGCTTCACAGCTTCCAAGAACTGCGTGCAAAAATTGCGAGTATGGGGGCTGGCGCAGAGGTTGAGCTAACCGTTATGCGTAAAGGTAAGAAAATGAACGTAGACGTTGTATTAGACGATGCTACTGATACCACGGTAACTGCGGCTCAGATTCACCCAGCCCTAGAAGGTGCCACACTGTCTAATGGTACTGACGATGCTGGCAATGCTGGTGTAGTTGTATCAGAGATTGAGCGTGGTGCACCTGCGGCGCGTATTGGTCTTCAATCTGAAGATGTGATCATTGGTGTTAACCGCGTTCGCACATCAACGGTTGCGGAGTTCAGAAACGCACTAGACGAAGCCAAAGGCGTTATCGCACTTAATGTAAAACGCGGTAACTCTACCCTTTACTTGGTTATCAGACAGTAG
- the mlaE gene encoding lipid asymmetry maintenance ABC transporter permease subunit MlaE, translated as MKFFQSLGAKTIGKVTAIGRAALMLFGALIAVPRVKNVPLVIKQLYVVGVQSLLIIMVSGLFIGMVMALQGYTILVDYGAEGSLGPMVALSLLRELGPVVTALLFAGRAGSALTAEIGLMKATEQLSSLEMMAVDPLRRIVAPRFWAGMLAMPMLAIIFSAIGILGGHLVGVDWLGVDAGSYWSIMQSTVDWNQDVINGVIKSLVFALVVTWIAIFKGYDSIPTSEGISKATTETVVYSSLAVLGLDFVLTALMFGIE; from the coding sequence ATGAAGTTCTTCCAATCATTAGGCGCTAAAACTATAGGGAAAGTTACTGCGATTGGTCGAGCAGCACTCATGCTGTTTGGCGCACTTATCGCTGTTCCCCGAGTAAAAAACGTCCCACTGGTTATTAAACAGTTATATGTGGTGGGTGTGCAGTCTCTGCTGATCATCATGGTATCGGGGCTATTTATTGGAATGGTTATGGCACTGCAAGGCTATACCATTTTAGTCGATTACGGAGCAGAGGGTAGCTTAGGTCCCATGGTCGCGCTTTCACTATTGCGTGAACTTGGTCCAGTAGTCACCGCATTGCTTTTTGCTGGGCGTGCCGGGTCAGCGTTGACCGCTGAAATTGGTCTTATGAAAGCCACTGAGCAATTAAGTAGTTTAGAAATGATGGCGGTAGACCCGCTAAGGCGCATAGTTGCTCCTCGTTTTTGGGCGGGAATGTTAGCCATGCCAATGCTAGCCATTATCTTTAGTGCCATTGGCATTTTAGGTGGTCATTTAGTCGGCGTAGATTGGTTAGGTGTTGATGCAGGCAGTTACTGGTCAATCATGCAGTCGACGGTTGATTGGAACCAAGATGTTATAAACGGCGTTATAAAAAGCCTCGTTTTTGCCTTGGTTGTGACGTGGATTGCCATATTTAAAGGTTACGATTCCATTCCAACATCGGAAGGGATCAGCAAAGCGACTACCGAGACGGTGGTCTATTCATCATTAGCAGTATTAGGGCTGGACTTCGTGCTTACCGCCCTTATGTTTGGTATCGAGTAG
- a CDS encoding YebC/PmpR family DNA-binding transcriptional regulator: MGRAFEVRKAAMAKTAGAKTKVYSKYGKEIYVCAKNGGADPDTNLSLRRLMEKAKKDQVPSHVIEKAIDKAAGGAGEDFQPMRYEGFGPGNCMVIVDCLSDNANRTITEVRNCFTKTNAKLGAQGAVSHMFDHQAVFQFEGDDEDAILEVLMEADVDVTDVEVEDGKVTVYAPHTEFYQVKTALTEAYPDITFIADEMSWMPQTETEISEEDMPMFEKFMDMLNDCDDVQDVYHNAITPSSN; encoded by the coding sequence ATGGGAAGAGCATTCGAAGTTCGTAAAGCCGCCATGGCAAAAACTGCCGGCGCAAAAACTAAGGTTTATTCTAAGTACGGTAAAGAAATTTACGTGTGCGCAAAAAATGGTGGTGCTGATCCAGACACTAACCTTTCACTTCGCCGCCTAATGGAAAAAGCGAAGAAAGACCAAGTACCAAGCCATGTTATCGAAAAAGCGATTGATAAAGCGGCTGGTGGTGCTGGCGAAGATTTTCAGCCCATGCGTTACGAAGGCTTTGGCCCGGGTAACTGTATGGTTATTGTTGACTGCTTGTCTGACAATGCAAACCGTACCATTACCGAGGTGCGCAACTGCTTCACTAAAACAAATGCCAAGCTAGGTGCGCAGGGTGCGGTATCGCATATGTTCGATCACCAAGCGGTATTCCAGTTTGAAGGTGACGACGAAGACGCTATTTTAGAAGTGCTGATGGAAGCAGACGTAGACGTAACTGATGTTGAAGTTGAAGACGGTAAAGTTACCGTTTATGCGCCGCACACTGAATTCTATCAAGTAAAAACAGCGCTAACTGAAGCCTACCCAGATATTACGTTTATTGCCGATGAGATGAGCTGGATGCCTCAGACTGAAACTGAGATCAGCGAAGAAGATATGCCTATGTTTGAAAAATTCATGGACATGCTTAACGACTGTGACGACGTCCAAGACGTATACCACAACGCGATTACGCCGAGCAGTAACTAA
- the zapE gene encoding cell division protein ZapE translates to MTPWEKYQLDLQTSDFHYDAAQENAVKELQRLYDELTEPKKKMTWRVKLKAAFGKGHAKPGIQGIYFYGGVGRGKTYLVDTFYDCLPFEKKMRVHFHRFMYRVHDELKQLKSEQDPLKLVAAKLAEEARVICFDEFFVSDITDAMILGTLMEELFGHGIVLVATSNIVPDDLYKNGLQRARFLPAIDLLNQNTRVVNVDSGIDYRLRTLEQAEIYHYPLDNEATENLHSYFSQLAPEEGSKGEDIEVNNRKIATLRNADGVLMIDFKALCGGPRSQSDYIELSRCYHSVLLANVAEMGQHNDDVARRFIAMVDEFYERNVKLIISAEVALENLYTQGLLNFEFRRCLSRLKEMQSHDYLATEHLP, encoded by the coding sequence ATGACGCCATGGGAAAAATATCAGCTAGATCTTCAGACGTCTGATTTTCATTATGACGCGGCACAAGAAAATGCAGTAAAAGAACTTCAGCGTTTGTACGATGAACTGACCGAGCCCAAAAAGAAAATGACTTGGCGGGTTAAGTTAAAAGCTGCGTTTGGTAAAGGACATGCCAAACCGGGTATTCAAGGCATTTACTTTTATGGCGGCGTAGGACGAGGTAAAACTTATTTAGTGGATACCTTCTACGATTGCTTGCCGTTTGAAAAGAAAATGCGCGTGCATTTTCACCGTTTCATGTATCGCGTGCACGACGAACTTAAGCAACTTAAAAGCGAACAAGATCCTTTGAAGTTAGTGGCGGCAAAGCTGGCAGAAGAAGCGCGGGTTATCTGTTTTGACGAGTTTTTCGTATCTGATATTACCGACGCCATGATTTTAGGTACCCTAATGGAAGAGTTATTTGGTCACGGTATTGTGCTGGTGGCTACCTCTAACATAGTGCCTGACGATTTGTATAAAAACGGATTGCAGCGTGCGAGATTCCTACCAGCAATTGACCTGCTCAACCAAAACACTCGTGTGGTAAATGTTGATAGTGGTATTGATTATCGCTTGAGAACCCTAGAGCAAGCTGAAATTTATCACTACCCACTTGATAATGAAGCCACAGAAAATTTGCATAGTTATTTTTCTCAGTTAGCGCCAGAAGAAGGCTCTAAAGGTGAAGATATTGAGGTAAATAACCGTAAAATTGCAACCCTTCGAAACGCAGATGGCGTATTGATGATCGACTTCAAAGCACTATGTGGAGGGCCCAGAAGCCAGAGCGATTACATTGAGTTAAGCCGTTGTTATCATTCGGTGCTTTTAGCCAATGTTGCCGAAATGGGCCAGCATAATGACGATGTGGCGCGCCGCTTTATTGCGATGGTAGACGAGTTCTACGAGCGTAACGTGAAACTCATCATTTCGGCAGAAGTAGCGCTAGAAAACCTTTATACCCAAGGCCTTCTAAACTTCGAGTTTAGACGCTGTCTTAGCCGCTTAAAGGAAATGCAGTCACACGATTATCTGGCCACAGAACATTTACCATAG
- the murA gene encoding UDP-N-acetylglucosamine 1-carboxyvinyltransferase, whose product MDKLVIKKSPALNGTVRISGAKNAALPLLMTSLLTDSPCRYTNVPRLRDINTTTALLRELGVEVALPAPNDIVIDASTLESVTASYDLVRTMRASILVLGPLLAKQGKANVSLPGGCAIGARPVNLHLTGLEKMGAKIEVDEGYIRAEVDGRLKGARIFMDMVSVGATENLLMAAALADGTTILENAAREPEIVDLANCLIQMGAKISGAGSDKITIEGVETLNGCDYAVLPDRIETGTFLVAAAVTGGKVRCTHAAPDTLDAVLDKLEQAGAKITVGEDWIELDMEGRKPQAVRVKTAPHPAFPTDMQAQFVTLNCVAEGTGVITETIFENRFMHVPELQRMGAEIALEANSAVSKGSSSLKGAPVMATDLRASASLVIAGLIAEGETHVNRIYHLDRGYESIEEKLGGLGAIIERVKE is encoded by the coding sequence GTGGATAAACTTGTAATAAAAAAGAGCCCTGCACTTAACGGTACAGTGCGTATCTCTGGTGCGAAAAACGCGGCATTACCGCTGTTGATGACCAGCCTACTTACCGATTCCCCTTGTCGTTATACCAACGTTCCTCGTCTTCGCGACATTAATACCACCACGGCGCTTTTGCGTGAGCTTGGTGTAGAAGTAGCACTTCCCGCGCCTAATGATATTGTTATTGATGCAAGTACACTTGAGAGTGTGACAGCGTCTTATGACTTAGTGCGTACCATGCGTGCTTCAATTTTGGTGTTAGGCCCATTGTTAGCTAAGCAGGGTAAAGCGAACGTGTCTTTGCCTGGTGGTTGTGCCATAGGTGCACGCCCGGTAAACCTTCATTTAACTGGCCTTGAAAAGATGGGCGCAAAGATTGAAGTAGACGAAGGCTATATTCGTGCTGAAGTTGATGGTCGCTTAAAAGGAGCGCGTATCTTTATGGATATGGTGAGTGTAGGCGCTACCGAAAACCTACTGATGGCAGCAGCATTGGCAGACGGTACGACTATTTTGGAAAACGCGGCACGTGAACCTGAAATTGTTGATTTGGCGAACTGTCTTATTCAAATGGGCGCCAAGATCAGTGGTGCAGGGAGCGATAAAATTACCATTGAAGGTGTGGAAACCTTGAATGGTTGTGATTATGCCGTACTGCCAGATCGCATTGAAACCGGTACTTTCCTGGTAGCAGCGGCTGTAACAGGCGGTAAAGTCCGCTGTACTCATGCGGCACCAGATACGTTAGATGCTGTACTAGATAAACTAGAGCAAGCTGGTGCGAAGATCACCGTGGGCGAAGACTGGATTGAGCTAGATATGGAAGGGCGTAAGCCACAGGCTGTGCGCGTTAAAACCGCACCACACCCAGCATTTCCTACAGATATGCAGGCCCAGTTTGTTACCCTTAACTGCGTTGCCGAGGGCACAGGCGTAATAACAGAAACGATTTTCGAGAATCGCTTTATGCATGTACCAGAGTTACAGCGCATGGGCGCAGAAATCGCACTTGAAGCTAACTCAGCCGTGTCTAAGGGCAGTTCAAGTTTGAAAGGGGCGCCAGTAATGGCTACTGACCTTCGCGCCTCAGCAAGCTTGGTTATCGCTGGGCTTATCGCAGAAGGTGAGACTCACGTAAATCGTATTTACCACTTAGACCGTGGTTATGAATCAATAGAAGAGAAATTGGGTGGCTTAGGTGCCATCATCGAGCGAGTTAAAGAGTAA
- the mlaD gene encoding outer membrane lipid asymmetry maintenance protein MlaD — MSKYKTEVMVGVFVMLTIGALLLLALKVANQTVATEGDTYTLYAKFDNIGGLKPRSAVKVGGVTVGRVSSISLDQEDFTPVVELSILNEYNGFPETSSVSILTSGLLGEQYVGFQPGFSFDGVANLQDGDYLQDTKSALVLEDLIGQFLFNRGSDED; from the coding sequence ATGAGTAAGTATAAAACGGAAGTAATGGTTGGTGTGTTTGTCATGCTTACGATAGGTGCTTTGTTGTTGTTGGCACTTAAAGTTGCAAACCAAACGGTCGCAACCGAAGGCGATACCTATACCTTATACGCGAAGTTCGACAACATTGGCGGGCTAAAGCCTCGCTCTGCTGTAAAAGTGGGTGGCGTAACCGTAGGCCGTGTGTCATCTATATCTTTAGATCAAGAAGATTTCACACCGGTAGTAGAGCTATCTATTTTAAATGAATACAACGGCTTCCCTGAAACAAGTTCTGTATCTATTTTGACCTCCGGTTTGTTAGGTGAGCAATACGTAGGCTTCCAGCCTGGGTTCTCTTTTGATGGTGTTGCTAACCTACAAGATGGCGACTACCTACAAGATACAAAGTCAGCTTTGGTGCTTGAAGACCTTATCGGGCAGTTCTTATTTAACCGCGGCAGCGACGAAGACTAA